A genome region from Methanococcoides burtonii DSM 6242 includes the following:
- a CDS encoding ABC transporter substrate-binding protein — translation MHKKITYCLLMLMILLVLSTSACVDQRKTEDQQNSRNISDMAGRTVVIPNDINKVVATSPPTTMLIYMLAPEKLAGWNFVPEEPDKYLTPEYSTLPVIGGWFGKQDGNYESIISICPDIIFEGYNSGEDIDSTINARQEKFGTIPVVGIESNIDVMTYEDSIEFMGGVLGEDERAEHLIRFYKTSLNTVTTKVSEIPLNERKRVYYAEGTAGLQTDSKGSSHSQLIEVCGGINVAECPFLEGYGRTEISIEQILKWNPDVIITGDSTFYNNIYSDHIWQNITAVKDHEIYLVPNAPFCWFDRPPGINRIIGISWTAKILYPEKFKNIDLNDLIKEFYSEFYHYELTDNEIDKMLFPDCISEQ, via the coding sequence AAACAGAGGATCAACAAAATTCAAGAAATATATCTGATATGGCCGGAAGGACGGTTGTAATTCCAAATGATATCAACAAGGTCGTTGCCACTTCTCCTCCAACTACCATGCTTATTTACATGTTAGCTCCGGAAAAATTAGCAGGATGGAATTTTGTGCCAGAAGAACCGGATAAATATTTAACACCAGAATACTCCACTCTTCCTGTAATAGGTGGTTGGTTTGGTAAACAGGATGGAAATTATGAATCCATTATTTCAATATGTCCTGATATTATTTTTGAAGGATATAACAGTGGGGAAGATATCGATTCCACAATTAATGCCAGACAGGAAAAATTTGGCACAATTCCGGTCGTGGGCATTGAATCAAACATTGATGTAATGACTTATGAAGATTCCATCGAATTTATGGGGGGAGTATTGGGAGAGGATGAACGAGCAGAGCACTTAATACGTTTTTATAAAACCTCACTCAACACCGTTACTACAAAGGTCTCAGAAATTCCTCTAAATGAAAGAAAGCGAGTATATTATGCTGAAGGCACTGCAGGGCTCCAAACAGATTCTAAAGGTTCATCTCACAGTCAATTAATAGAAGTATGTGGAGGCATCAATGTTGCAGAATGTCCTTTTCTTGAAGGGTATGGGAGAACCGAAATATCCATCGAACAAATATTAAAATGGAACCCTGATGTCATAATCACTGGTGATAGCACATTTTACAACAACATATATTCTGATCATATTTGGCAGAATATCACTGCAGTAAAAGATCACGAAATTTATCTAGTACCCAATGCACCTTTTTGCTGGTTTGACAGGCCACCTGGAATAAACAGGATAATTGGTATATCTTGGACAGCTAAAATTCTCTATCCTGAAAAATTCAAAAATATTGACTTAAACGATCTTATTAAAGAGTTCTATTCCGAATTTTACCATTACGAATTGACAGATAATGAGATCGACAAAATGCTATTTCCGGATTGCATTTCCGAACAATGA